A genomic region of Mesobacillus jeotgali contains the following coding sequences:
- a CDS encoding sulfurtransferase, whose product MQNHVDTEWLNDHLGDGKTRVVDCRFKLGSPDDGRLLYERSHIPGAVYFDLEKDLSGTVREHGGRHPLPETTQFKERLQEAGIDNETTVIVYDGKEGAFASRLWWLLKYVGHEKVYILNGGFDAWVKSGYPTEHSVPHYETEKYTVSENHDMLASYEEVKDIALKGAGSAVLIDSRESKRYLGIEEPIDRIPGHIPTAINKPWMEGYENGFFKPCNEQEKRFAELDPNQPIIVYCGSGVTATPNYIAFKEAGFKNVRLYAGSYSDWVSYKENPISRSE is encoded by the coding sequence TTGCAAAATCATGTAGATACTGAATGGCTTAATGACCATCTTGGAGACGGGAAAACAAGAGTTGTCGATTGCCGTTTCAAGCTTGGGAGTCCTGATGATGGCAGGCTTCTATATGAACGTAGTCATATTCCAGGTGCTGTTTATTTCGATCTCGAAAAAGACCTGTCTGGTACAGTCAGGGAACATGGAGGCAGACATCCGCTCCCGGAAACAACTCAGTTTAAGGAAAGACTGCAGGAAGCCGGGATTGATAATGAAACAACGGTTATTGTGTACGACGGAAAGGAAGGAGCGTTCGCTTCAAGATTATGGTGGCTTCTTAAATACGTTGGGCATGAAAAAGTTTATATCCTGAACGGAGGCTTTGATGCATGGGTGAAGTCTGGCTATCCAACTGAACATTCTGTACCACATTATGAGACTGAAAAATACACCGTCTCAGAAAATCATGATATGCTGGCTTCCTATGAAGAGGTTAAAGATATCGCACTAAAAGGGGCGGGAAGTGCGGTCCTTATAGATTCGCGGGAAAGTAAAAGGTACCTGGGAATCGAGGAGCCAATCGACCGGATTCCTGGCCATATTCCAACAGCGATCAATAAGCCGTGGATGGAAGGCTATGAAAATGGATTTTTTAAGCCCTGTAATGAACAGGAGAAGAGATTTGCAGAACTTGATCCTAATCAGCCAATCATCGTTTATTGCGGATCTGGAGTGACAGCAACGCCAAATTATATTGCTTTTAAAGAAGCTGGATTCAAAAATGTCAGGCTGTATGCGGGGAGTTATAGCGATTGGGTTTCTTACAAAGAAAACCCAATTTCCAGGAGTGAGTGA
- a CDS encoding dynamin family protein: MSQTIAQQDQKLLGKILSLYNLMNTNHDEDTAEKVKELGRKAVEEEFSIAFCGHFSAGKSSMINKLIGDNILPSSPIPTSANLVRIKSGSEYAKVIFKDGRSRLYPAPYDYDTVKTYCKDGEQIQAIEISHNGAEFLEQAVIMDTPGIDSTDDAHRIATESALHLSDIVFYVMDYNHVQSELNFLFTKELTDAGKELYLIINQVDKHQDAELSFEQFKKSVEDSFADWGVKHAGIFYTSLKYPESPQNQFQELRSFIMDRKGKRKEILPVSIFKSLEKLSEDHLASLHQDVSAEIDQFGTILEGISDSERQQLSVEIDNIRNHIEKIQVERDPEREFRAGLNDILKNAYLMPFQTRELAEAYLQSRQPDFKVGLFFSKQKTEQERSARLDNFYRELEDKVQSQLDWHIKDFLSKLFKKHNLSQTELQAAANGFKIEFQRELLSEAVKPGARLSGDYVLNYTNDVADALKNLARRKLEQIKERFIDYVKGHDDGEVNELLKKEENLEKLLSAWKALNSIQENLAQQRRHVSEILYGEPAEYKEEDFHIFKAAEDEPEVILSNEFVSVSTNKEKAVQSVEAVVEQGGNGIEQFHEKQQQLVRKMNYTSEQIEGIPGLKKIARELKEKASRLKEREFTVALFGAFSAGKSSFANALVGERILPVSPNPTTAAINKIKPVTNEHPHGTVIVKIKTADELLKELDRSLGLFGKNTSDFERAIDQINNLKSEDSGYSAAEKTHYSFLQAFAKGFSDFKNSFGEKLLVDLESFRGYVAEEEKSCFVEWIEVYYDCELTREGITLVDTPGADSINARHTGVAFDYIKNSDAILFVTYYNHAFSKADREFLIQLGRVKDTFELDKMFFIVNAVDLANSEEEQEAVLEYVEGQLVQYGIRKPHLFPVSSLKGLNAKLDNESGGDQLFNQFEKSFYTFIANDLMNMAVEAAEAKWHQAVGTIEEMISSAEEDKAARSDKRRKLLSEKEEMLQVLSQKKSAVLEERLNLEADELTYYIRQRVFIRFGDFFREAFNPALLKDDGRNMKKALETALDELIESIGFDLAQEMRATSLRTEAFIIRILKEFQEALLRELLKINSSVSISATDNGPLDGIEFETAYQNIDRTKFRKTLGMFKNPKSFFEKNEKKLMADELEKLLHGPAGEYLEEENARLKDHYQPELVREFVKVQEDLSEQITEYFEGITSALEDNFSIDTVKSALLNIKKFQ, encoded by the coding sequence ATGAGCCAGACTATTGCACAGCAAGATCAAAAGCTTCTGGGAAAGATTTTATCGCTATATAACTTAATGAATACAAATCACGATGAAGATACAGCTGAAAAAGTAAAGGAATTGGGTAGAAAAGCAGTTGAAGAAGAATTTTCAATCGCCTTCTGCGGACACTTTTCTGCAGGGAAATCGAGCATGATCAACAAACTGATCGGTGACAATATCCTGCCGTCAAGCCCAATTCCAACCAGTGCGAATTTGGTGCGGATTAAATCAGGTTCTGAATATGCAAAGGTCATCTTCAAGGACGGCAGATCACGCTTGTATCCGGCTCCGTACGATTATGATACTGTCAAAACGTATTGCAAGGATGGTGAACAAATCCAGGCTATTGAGATCAGCCATAATGGTGCTGAGTTCCTGGAACAGGCAGTCATAATGGACACACCTGGAATTGATTCTACAGATGATGCCCACCGCATAGCGACTGAATCGGCGCTCCATCTGTCAGACATCGTCTTTTATGTGATGGATTATAACCATGTCCAATCCGAACTGAATTTCCTTTTTACAAAGGAGTTAACGGATGCAGGAAAAGAACTTTATTTGATTATTAACCAGGTCGACAAACATCAGGATGCAGAATTGTCTTTTGAACAATTCAAAAAAAGTGTTGAAGATTCCTTTGCTGACTGGGGAGTAAAGCATGCAGGGATTTTTTATACGTCCTTGAAATACCCTGAATCACCACAAAACCAGTTCCAAGAGCTTCGATCATTTATCATGGATCGGAAGGGCAAGAGAAAAGAAATATTGCCAGTTTCCATTTTCAAGTCGTTGGAAAAGCTGTCGGAGGACCATTTGGCGAGTCTTCATCAGGATGTTTCAGCAGAAATAGATCAATTTGGGACGATCCTGGAAGGAATCTCTGACAGTGAACGACAACAATTGTCAGTTGAAATTGATAATATAAGGAATCATATAGAAAAAATCCAGGTTGAACGGGACCCTGAACGAGAGTTTCGCGCTGGACTTAATGATATCTTAAAGAACGCGTATTTAATGCCTTTCCAGACCAGGGAATTGGCAGAGGCTTATCTGCAGTCAAGGCAGCCAGACTTTAAAGTGGGCTTGTTTTTCTCGAAACAAAAAACAGAACAGGAACGCTCAGCTAGATTGGACAATTTCTATCGAGAACTGGAGGATAAAGTACAATCCCAGCTCGACTGGCATATCAAGGATTTTTTATCAAAGCTTTTCAAAAAGCATAATCTTTCGCAGACCGAGCTGCAGGCAGCTGCGAATGGTTTCAAGATTGAGTTTCAAAGAGAGCTCCTCTCAGAAGCTGTTAAACCTGGTGCCAGACTATCAGGGGACTATGTCCTCAATTATACCAATGATGTCGCTGATGCATTGAAGAATCTTGCAAGAAGAAAGCTTGAGCAAATTAAGGAACGATTCATCGACTATGTAAAAGGTCATGATGATGGTGAGGTAAATGAACTTCTCAAAAAAGAAGAAAATCTAGAGAAGCTTTTATCCGCGTGGAAAGCGTTGAATTCAATTCAGGAAAACCTTGCCCAGCAACGCAGACATGTATCAGAAATTCTCTATGGTGAACCGGCAGAATATAAAGAGGAAGACTTCCATATTTTCAAAGCTGCCGAAGACGAGCCGGAAGTGATTTTAAGTAATGAATTTGTTTCCGTAAGCACAAATAAAGAAAAGGCCGTTCAATCAGTAGAAGCTGTTGTAGAGCAAGGCGGGAATGGTATAGAGCAATTTCACGAAAAACAACAGCAGCTGGTCAGGAAAATGAATTATACATCTGAACAGATTGAAGGTATACCTGGCTTGAAAAAAATCGCCCGTGAATTGAAGGAAAAAGCTTCACGGTTAAAAGAAAGAGAATTCACTGTAGCCCTGTTTGGAGCATTCAGTGCAGGGAAATCCTCTTTCGCAAACGCTCTGGTAGGGGAGCGGATTTTGCCGGTATCACCTAATCCGACAACTGCTGCCATTAATAAAATTAAACCCGTCACAAATGAGCATCCTCACGGGACTGTAATTGTTAAAATCAAAACTGCTGACGAATTGCTGAAAGAACTTGACCGATCTCTAGGATTATTCGGCAAGAACACGTCTGATTTCGAGCGAGCGATCGATCAAATCAATAATCTTAAATCCGAAGATAGCGGCTACAGTGCGGCAGAAAAGACGCATTACTCATTCCTGCAGGCTTTTGCCAAGGGATTCAGTGATTTTAAAAACAGCTTCGGGGAAAAGCTTTTGGTGGATCTTGAATCATTCCGAGGGTATGTTGCAGAAGAGGAGAAATCCTGTTTTGTTGAGTGGATTGAGGTTTATTATGATTGTGAGCTTACAAGAGAGGGGATAACCCTTGTTGATACACCAGGTGCAGATTCAATCAATGCCCGCCATACAGGGGTAGCTTTTGATTATATCAAGAATTCAGATGCTATTTTATTCGTAACCTACTATAACCATGCGTTCTCGAAAGCGGATCGGGAGTTCCTGATTCAGCTTGGCAGGGTCAAGGATACCTTTGAGCTTGATAAAATGTTCTTCATAGTCAATGCCGTAGATTTAGCGAATTCGGAGGAAGAACAAGAAGCCGTTTTAGAGTATGTTGAGGGCCAGCTTGTCCAATACGGCATCAGGAAACCGCATCTATTCCCTGTTTCCAGTTTAAAAGGCCTTAATGCGAAGCTGGATAATGAGTCTGGCGGGGACCAGCTATTTAATCAATTTGAAAAATCATTTTACACATTCATCGCCAATGACCTGATGAATATGGCTGTCGAGGCTGCTGAGGCAAAATGGCACCAGGCTGTAGGTACAATTGAGGAAATGATCAGTTCTGCAGAGGAAGACAAAGCAGCAAGGTCTGATAAACGTCGAAAACTCCTATCTGAAAAGGAAGAAATGCTGCAAGTTTTATCACAAAAGAAATCAGCAGTACTTGAGGAACGCTTGAACCTCGAGGCCGATGAATTGACTTATTACATTCGTCAGCGTGTCTTCATCCGATTCGGTGACTTCTTCAGGGAGGCATTCAATCCTGCGCTATTGAAGGATGATGGACGCAATATGAAGAAGGCCCTTGAAACCGCGCTCGATGAGTTAATTGAAAGCATTGGATTTGACCTGGCTCAGGAGATGAGAGCAACGTCTTTAAGGACCGAAGCGTTTATTATCCGGATCTTGAAAGAGTTCCAGGAAGCACTGTTAAGAGAACTATTGAAAATTAACTCTTCGGTTTCCATTTCTGCAACAGATAATGGTCCACTTGATGGAATAGAATTTGAAACAGCATATCAAAACATTGATCGTACTAAGTTTAGAAAAACCCTTGGTATGTTTAAGAATCCTAAATCCTTCTTTGAGAAGAATGAAAAGAAATTAATGGCGGATGAACTTGAAAAGCTTTTACATGGACCTGCAGGTGAGTATCTTGAAGAAGAGAATGCTAGGCTGAAAGATCATTATCAGCCTGAATTGGTTCGGGAGTTTGTAAAAGTCCAGGAGGATTTATCAGAGCAGATCACAGAGTATTTTGAAGGGATTACGTCTGCACTTGAAGATAATTTCTCTATTGATACTGTTAAAAGTGCTCTGTTAAATATTAAAAAATTTCAATAA
- a CDS encoding isoprenylcysteine carboxyl methyltransferase family protein, with protein MIFLLFVGLIIFQRITELVIARKNEAWMKEHGAIEFGQGHYPAMVSIHTAFFIFFILEVNLLEKNLSDYWPVLLALFIFTQAMRIWALASLGRFWNTKIIILPGGNVIKRGPYKIIKHPNYLIVAIELIVIPLMFNAYITMAVFTLLNILILSIRIPAEEKALRELTKYESEFSNQGRFVPNLLNKCDN; from the coding sequence ATGATATTCCTCTTATTTGTAGGTTTAATAATCTTTCAGCGGATAACAGAACTAGTCATCGCGAGAAAAAATGAGGCCTGGATGAAAGAGCATGGAGCAATAGAATTCGGCCAGGGCCATTATCCCGCGATGGTGTCGATCCATACAGCTTTTTTCATATTCTTTATCCTGGAAGTGAACCTATTGGAAAAAAACCTTTCAGATTATTGGCCGGTATTGCTTGCTCTTTTTATCTTTACACAGGCAATGAGAATTTGGGCACTAGCTTCATTGGGAAGGTTCTGGAATACAAAAATTATCATTCTTCCTGGAGGTAATGTCATCAAGAGAGGCCCATATAAAATCATCAAGCATCCAAACTATTTAATTGTTGCGATAGAGTTGATTGTGATTCCATTGATGTTCAATGCCTATATTACAATGGCTGTCTTTACTTTGTTGAATATCCTCATTTTATCTATCAGGATTCCTGCAGAGGAGAAGGCATTGAGAGAGTTGACAAAATATGAATCTGAATTCTCCAACCAGGGCCGTTTCGTCCCGAATTTGTTAAATAAGTGTGACAATTAA
- a CDS encoding type III polyketide synthase: MPRVISIAEALPPFTIEQEKVMDFAEKLFKESFKDINRLLTVFQNGQIEKRHFAKDLDWFESDHTFEEKNDAYIEAAVELGAKAISNCLKNGDFLKNEVHLEEIDAIFTISSTGVSTPSIDARIMNILPSSQYTKRIPIWGLGCAGGASGLSRAYEYCLAYPKAKVLVLSVELCSLTFQRNDRSKSNLIGTSLFADGVACALVCGDDSGYENIMKKESAPNIIGTQSTTMPDSEDVMGWEVKNEGLYVVFSKDIPTIIENWLQPNVLRFLNTNGLDVSDLNHFIAHPGGKKVLDAYVSAMKFPEKMTETSLNVLKDYGNMSSATILYVLRRFMETAKEGDLGLGAALGPGFSSELLLMRWE, from the coding sequence ATGCCAAGAGTCATATCCATCGCAGAAGCATTGCCGCCATTTACAATAGAACAAGAAAAGGTAATGGATTTCGCAGAAAAGCTATTCAAGGAATCTTTTAAAGATATAAATAGGCTGCTCACCGTTTTCCAGAACGGCCAAATTGAGAAACGCCATTTTGCCAAAGATCTTGATTGGTTCGAAAGTGACCATACCTTTGAAGAGAAGAATGATGCCTATATCGAAGCAGCTGTGGAACTTGGGGCAAAAGCGATTTCAAATTGCCTGAAGAATGGTGATTTCTTAAAAAACGAAGTCCATCTTGAAGAGATCGATGCTATTTTTACCATCAGCAGCACAGGTGTGTCGACCCCTAGCATTGATGCGAGAATAATGAATATCTTGCCATCATCACAATACACTAAAAGGATTCCGATTTGGGGACTCGGTTGTGCAGGTGGAGCAAGCGGGCTTTCGCGCGCATATGAGTACTGCCTGGCCTACCCGAAGGCCAAGGTGCTTGTGCTATCTGTTGAATTGTGCAGTTTAACCTTCCAGCGGAACGATCGATCAAAAAGCAATCTGATCGGCACTTCATTGTTTGCAGACGGGGTTGCATGTGCCCTGGTCTGTGGTGATGATTCCGGCTATGAAAATATAATGAAAAAAGAATCTGCACCTAATATTATCGGTACACAGTCCACAACGATGCCTGATTCTGAAGATGTTATGGGATGGGAAGTGAAGAATGAGGGACTGTATGTCGTGTTCTCTAAGGATATACCGACGATAATCGAAAACTGGCTTCAGCCAAATGTCTTAAGGTTTTTAAATACCAATGGTCTTGACGTTTCAGATCTTAATCATTTTATTGCGCACCCAGGAGGAAAGAAAGTACTGGATGCCTATGTTTCTGCCATGAAGTTCCCTGAAAAAATGACCGAGACTTCCCTGAACGTCTTAAAAGATTATGGGAATATGTCTTCAGCGACCATACTATATGTATTAAGAAGGTTCATGGAGACAGCGAAGGAGGGCGACCTTGGACTTGGTGCTGCACTTGGTCCAGGTTTTAGCTCGGAATTGCTATTAATGAGGTGGGAATAA
- a CDS encoding SDR family NAD(P)-dependent oxidoreductase, whose product MFLPSFDLKGKTAVVTGAGRGIGRAIAIGLAEAGANVALLARTEEDLKETSSVIEKLGNKTLVLPTDVTNRDQVHKSISAVRTEWGKIDILVNNAGMNIRSKALEATDEEWQTIMDTNLKSAFMMSQEAGKVMKGQQSGGKIINIASVAGQVALRTGVVYAATKAALMQMTKVLAMEWGQYGINVNSIGPWYFKTPLTEKLLADEAYVEGILAVTPLKRIGELPELVGPVVFLSSDAGNYVTGQTLFVDGGMTIHGF is encoded by the coding sequence ATGTTTTTGCCATCTTTTGATTTGAAAGGGAAAACAGCGGTAGTGACTGGAGCGGGAAGAGGGATTGGCAGAGCGATTGCGATCGGACTTGCTGAAGCTGGAGCAAATGTTGCCTTACTAGCAAGAACGGAGGAAGATCTTAAGGAGACTTCATCGGTAATCGAAAAATTAGGGAATAAAACTCTCGTGCTCCCAACAGATGTAACAAATAGGGATCAAGTACATAAATCAATTTCAGCAGTACGCACTGAATGGGGAAAGATTGATATCCTTGTCAATAATGCAGGCATGAATATACGTTCCAAGGCATTAGAGGCGACGGATGAAGAATGGCAAACGATCATGGATACCAATTTAAAATCAGCCTTCATGATGTCTCAGGAAGCCGGGAAAGTCATGAAGGGACAGCAATCAGGAGGCAAAATCATCAATATCGCGTCTGTTGCAGGGCAAGTAGCCCTGAGGACCGGTGTCGTCTATGCGGCAACTAAGGCAGCCCTAATGCAGATGACAAAGGTGCTCGCGATGGAATGGGGACAATACGGTATCAATGTGAATTCAATTGGTCCGTGGTATTTCAAAACACCTCTGACTGAAAAACTATTGGCGGATGAAGCTTATGTAGAAGGCATCCTTGCTGTAACGCCGTTGAAGAGAATTGGAGAATTGCCTGAGCTGGTAGGACCAGTTGTCTTCCTAAGTTCTGACGCAGGAAACTATGTGACAGGCCAAACATTATTCGTCGACGGAGGTATGACGATTCACGGATTCTGA
- a CDS encoding cytochrome c oxidase subunit II, translating to MHIHKFEKIWLIFGITTLIVFLSVIGVSAFYLGNQPPSCLATINPEKVDTTAPFNEPGLKKVEGKEWDYELVFVASAFAYNPGQVEVPKGAKVKVIATTKDVIHGFQVAGTNINMMLEPGYISEYVTTFDKAGDYLIVCNEYCGVGHHMMSSKIKVVE from the coding sequence ATGCACATTCATAAATTTGAAAAAATCTGGCTGATATTCGGAATCACGACATTGATTGTATTCCTAAGTGTAATTGGGGTCAGTGCCTTTTATTTAGGCAACCAGCCACCAAGCTGTCTTGCAACAATCAATCCTGAAAAGGTAGATACTACCGCACCTTTCAATGAGCCTGGACTGAAGAAGGTTGAAGGAAAAGAATGGGATTACGAACTCGTTTTCGTAGCATCAGCATTTGCCTACAACCCTGGCCAGGTAGAAGTTCCAAAAGGAGCTAAAGTGAAAGTGATCGCGACTACGAAGGATGTCATTCACGGCTTTCAGGTTGCGGGAACTAATATCAACATGATGCTTGAGCCTGGCTATATCAGTGAGTACGTCACAACGTTTGATAAAGCCGGCGATTATCTGATTGTTTGTAATGAATATTGTGGTGTCGGCCACCACATGATGTCGTCTAAAATCAAGGTGGTGGAATAA
- a CDS encoding b(o/a)3-type cytochrome-c oxidase subunit 1, whose protein sequence is MNTTSINPKVDRRDGKLVMAHFYVAFIALAIGGLAGLLQTLVRSGKFELPSWTGYYQILTIHGVVLGLVLTTFFIMGFQLSLVSKTSGTLTDKQRKTGWIGFWTMTIGTVMAAIMILTNQASVLYTFYAPLQAHALFYLGLTLVIVGSWIDGAAIIMAYSSWRKANPGKPSPLLTFMSLVNTLMWIVATIGVAATVLFQLLPWSLGLVERVDVLVSRTLFWYFGHPLVYFWLLPAYMAWYAIVPKIIGGKIFSDSLARMSFILFLLFSIPVGFHHQLMEPGIDPAWKFLQVILTFLVVIPSLMTAFSLFATFEMFGRSKGSTGLFGWVKKLPWGDARFAVPFIGMLAFIPAGAGGLVNASHQLNQVVHNTIWVTGHFHLTLATSVVLTFFGISYWLVPHLTGRVLTKAMNKLAIIQGIVWAIGMTFMSGAMHAAGLLGAPRRSSFSTYGGSEQAAEWIPYQVAQAVGGSILFLGIILMLYIFINLAFFAPKGEEEFPVGEVADAAEKTPMVFENWKLWLGITVLLILFAYTIPFIDMIENAPIGSKGYKFF, encoded by the coding sequence ATGAATACAACATCAATCAATCCAAAAGTTGACCGCCGCGATGGCAAATTAGTAATGGCCCACTTTTATGTTGCTTTCATCGCTCTTGCAATCGGGGGTCTTGCAGGTTTGCTCCAGACACTTGTGCGTTCTGGAAAATTCGAATTACCTTCATGGACAGGATACTACCAAATCCTGACCATCCATGGTGTAGTACTTGGACTCGTGCTTACAACATTTTTCATTATGGGATTCCAGCTCTCTCTTGTGAGCAAAACATCCGGAACATTGACTGATAAACAGCGAAAAACTGGCTGGATTGGTTTCTGGACTATGACAATCGGTACTGTAATGGCTGCTATCATGATCCTGACAAACCAGGCTTCTGTTTTATATACTTTCTACGCACCATTACAAGCACATGCACTTTTTTACTTGGGACTCACACTTGTAATTGTCGGAAGCTGGATCGACGGCGCCGCAATCATCATGGCTTACTCTTCATGGAGAAAAGCTAATCCTGGAAAGCCTAGCCCACTATTGACTTTCATGTCACTTGTCAACACGCTTATGTGGATCGTAGCCACGATTGGTGTCGCTGCAACAGTACTATTCCAATTGCTTCCTTGGTCACTGGGCCTTGTAGAGCGTGTAGATGTTCTCGTTAGCCGTACATTGTTCTGGTATTTCGGCCACCCGCTTGTGTATTTCTGGCTATTGCCTGCATATATGGCATGGTACGCAATCGTTCCGAAGATCATTGGCGGAAAGATTTTCTCTGATTCATTAGCAAGGATGTCATTCATTCTGTTCCTGTTGTTCTCGATTCCGGTAGGCTTCCACCACCAACTAATGGAACCAGGTATTGACCCAGCATGGAAGTTTCTTCAGGTTATTTTAACATTCCTTGTTGTCATCCCTTCATTGATGACTGCATTCTCGCTTTTTGCGACTTTTGAGATGTTTGGCCGTTCTAAAGGTTCTACCGGCCTATTCGGCTGGGTGAAGAAGCTGCCTTGGGGAGATGCCCGCTTTGCTGTGCCATTCATTGGTATGCTTGCATTTATCCCTGCAGGTGCTGGCGGACTTGTCAACGCATCCCACCAGCTTAACCAGGTCGTGCACAACACAATTTGGGTCACTGGTCACTTCCATTTGACTCTTGCAACTTCTGTAGTCCTGACTTTCTTTGGGATTTCTTATTGGCTTGTCCCTCACCTTACTGGAAGGGTCCTAACAAAAGCCATGAATAAACTAGCCATTATCCAGGGAATTGTTTGGGCAATCGGTATGACATTCATGTCCGGTGCGATGCACGCAGCTGGTCTTCTAGGAGCTCCACGCCGTTCTTCATTCTCAACATACGGCGGTTCTGAGCAAGCTGCAGAGTGGATCCCATATCAGGTTGCACAGGCAGTTGGCGGATCGATCCTTTTCCTTGGAATCATCCTGATGCTTTACATTTTCATCAACCTTGCTTTCTTCGCACCTAAAGGGGAAGAAGAATTCCCTGTTGGAGAAGTTGCTGATGCAGCCGAGAAAACTCCAATGGTATTCGAAAACTGGAAGCTATGGCTCGGTATCACGGTTCTTTTGATCCTTTTCGCTTACACGATACCTTTCATCGATATGATTGAGAATGCACCGATTGGATCGAAAGGATATAAATTCTTCTAA
- the asnS gene encoding asparagine--tRNA ligase, translating into MIKTVVKDLYRNQENFKDQTVQLTGWIRTLRDSKTIGFMELNDGSFFKSVQVVFEDTLDNFKEITKLPISSSVLVEGEFVPTPDMKQPFEIKATKIVVEGLSDTDYPIQKKRHTLEYLRTIAHLRPRANAFSAVFRVRSLASYALHKFFQDKGFVYVHTPIITGSDTEGAGEMFRVTSMDMNKLPKNEDGKVDDSADFFGKETNLTVSGQLNVESFALAFRNVYTFGPTFRAENSNTARHASEFWMIEPEVAFAELPDIMDLGEEMVKYVIDYVFEHAPEEMAFFNSFIDKTLIERLKNALESDFGRVTYSEAVELLKNSSKEFEYPVEWGTDLQTEHERYLSEEIYKRPVFVTDYPKEIKAFYMRANEDGKTVAATDLLVPGIGELIGGSQREEREEVLAERIKELGMSEEDYWWYLELRKYGSTKHSGYGIGFERLVMYLTGMKNIRDVIPFPRTPGNAEF; encoded by the coding sequence GATTTATACAGAAATCAAGAAAATTTTAAAGACCAAACTGTTCAACTTACAGGATGGATCCGTACTCTTCGTGATTCCAAAACCATTGGCTTTATGGAGTTGAATGATGGATCTTTCTTTAAGAGTGTACAAGTTGTTTTTGAAGATACCCTTGATAACTTCAAGGAAATTACAAAGTTGCCTATTAGCTCTTCTGTTTTAGTAGAAGGTGAATTTGTACCAACTCCTGACATGAAACAGCCTTTTGAAATTAAAGCGACAAAAATTGTAGTCGAAGGATTATCGGATACAGATTATCCTATACAAAAAAAGAGACATACTCTTGAATATTTGAGAACAATTGCTCACTTACGTCCGAGAGCCAACGCCTTCTCAGCTGTTTTCAGAGTAAGATCTCTTGCTTCCTATGCCCTTCACAAATTCTTCCAAGACAAAGGGTTTGTCTACGTACATACACCGATTATTACCGGAAGCGATACTGAAGGAGCAGGGGAAATGTTCCGTGTGACATCAATGGACATGAACAAGCTTCCAAAAAACGAAGACGGAAAAGTGGATGACAGTGCAGATTTCTTCGGCAAAGAAACCAACTTAACCGTGAGCGGCCAATTAAATGTCGAAAGCTTTGCTCTTGCTTTCCGTAATGTTTATACTTTTGGTCCGACATTCAGGGCAGAAAATTCCAATACTGCACGACATGCCTCAGAATTCTGGATGATCGAGCCCGAAGTTGCCTTTGCAGAATTACCGGATATCATGGACCTAGGAGAAGAAATGGTCAAGTATGTCATTGATTACGTTTTTGAACATGCACCAGAAGAAATGGCCTTCTTTAACAGTTTTATTGATAAAACGCTTATTGAGAGATTGAAGAATGCATTAGAATCCGACTTCGGAAGGGTTACTTATAGCGAAGCTGTTGAGTTATTAAAGAACTCAAGTAAGGAATTTGAATACCCTGTTGAATGGGGTACAGATTTGCAAACGGAACATGAACGTTACCTTAGCGAGGAAATTTACAAGCGTCCAGTCTTCGTAACCGACTATCCGAAAGAGATTAAGGCATTTTATATGCGAGCGAATGAGGATGGCAAGACTGTTGCTGCAACTGACCTTTTGGTTCCCGGTATTGGCGAATTAATCGGCGGAAGCCAGCGTGAGGAAAGAGAAGAAGTCCTTGCAGAACGAATCAAAGAACTTGGTATGTCGGAAGAAGATTACTGGTGGTATCTAGAGCTTAGGAAATACGGCAGCACAAAGCATTCTGGGTATGGTATTGGTTTCGAACGACTTGTTATGTATCTAACAGGAATGAAGAACATTCGCGATGTCATTCCATTCCCGCGTACACCAGGAAATGCGGAATTCTAA